In Necator americanus strain Aroian chromosome IV, whole genome shotgun sequence, the following proteins share a genomic window:
- a CDS encoding hypothetical protein (NECATOR_CHRIV.G16768.T1), translating into MMMMMMKKKRKREEEDEEGRKKKEEGKKEEEEEGRRRKRRGRKKKKEEEKKKRNENELRTFPQRPLGNRREHMNDYSRNG; encoded by the coding sequence atgatgatgatgatgatgaagaagaaaaggaagagggaagaagaagatgaggaaggaagaaagaagaaggaagaaggaaaaaaagaagaagaagaggaaggaagaagaagaaaaagaagaggaaggaagaagaagaaggaagaagagaagaagaagaggaatgaGAACGAACTAAGAACATTTCCACAAAGACCGTTAGGAAATCGAAGAGAGCACATGAATGATTACTCCAGAAATGGATAA
- a CDS encoding hypothetical protein (NECATOR_CHRIV.G16770.T1), which yields MPSILEEGNTSTSFHRDCLRLCTYNARTASTDAELDALFGILFSFFSKRIKFHIIYLIAREETKCRSCDVRQLNGGRLVIRGESVPSQSLRQKPISIVNCYSSTSAADDYKLNAFYELEEVIHNEESFHNFVAGTSTEN from the coding sequence ATGCCTTCGATTCTGGAAGAAGGCAACACATCCACAAGTTTCCAtagagactgtctcagactgtgtacttacaacgcgagaacggCGTCCACGGATGCTGAGCTAGATGCTCTTTTcggaattctcttttctttcttttcgaagcGTATCAAATTCCACATTATATATTTGATTGCTCGggaggagaccaagtgcagaagttGCGATGTACGACAGCTGAATGGCGGTCGTCTCGTCATTCGCGGAGAAAGCGTCCCGTCGCAAAGTCTGCGTCAAAAACCCATTAGCATCGTAAACTGCTACTcatcaacatcagcagctgatgattacAAGTTGAACGCGTTTTatgagctggaggaagtgattCACAATGAGGAGTCCTTCCACAATTTCGTAGCCGGGACTTCAACGGAAAACTAG